In the genome of Cryptomeria japonica chromosome 8, Sugi_1.0, whole genome shotgun sequence, one region contains:
- the LOC131041848 gene encoding uncharacterized protein LOC131041848 isoform X2, with translation MSLVCGVPVLECVYCIACARWAWKRCLHTGTHDSSRWGVATPDEFEPVPRLCRLVMAVYEDDIQKPQWEPPGGYGINPDCLLKRVTYEQTGGRAPPYIIYLDHEHREIVLAIRGLNMVMESDYALLWDNKLGQQMFDGGFVHNGLLKSAAWVLITEGDTLRELLEENPEYSLTFAGHSLGSGIAALLALLVVKNGDQLGGIERSKVRCYAFAPARCMSLNLAVRYADIINSVVLQDDFLPRTATPLEDIFKSIFCLPCLLCVRCMRDTCIPEERMLADPRRLYAPGRLYHIVERELCRCGTIPPVVKTAVPVEGRFEHIILSCNATRDHGIIWIERESQKALDEIKV, from the exons ATGTCATTGGTATGCGGAGTCCCTGTACTGGAATGCGTTTATTGCATAGCCTGCGCTCGGTGGGCATGGAAGCGGTGCCTCCACACGGGCACCCATGACAGCAGCCGCTGGGGCGTGGCCACGCCCGACGAGTTCGAGCCCGTGCCTCGCCTCTGTCGGCTCGTCATGGCCGTCTATGAAGATGATATCCAGAAACCCCAATGGGAGCCCCCGGGGGGATATGGTATAAACCCTGATTGCCTCCTCAAAAGGGTTACATACGAACAAACCGGCGGCCGCGCGCCTCCTTACATTATCTACCTTGACCATGAGCACCGTGAAATTGTGCTCGCGATCCGCGGCCTCAATATGGTCATGGAGAGTGATTATGCTCTGCTGTGGGATAATAAGCTTGGGCAGCAGATGTTTGATGGGGGTTTTGTGCACAACGGCTTGCTTAAGTCGGCCGCTTGGGTGCTTATTACGGAGGGCGATACTCTTCGCGAGTTGCTTGAGGAGAATCCTGAGTATTCGCTTACTTTTGCGGGGCATTCTTTGGGCTCGGGTATTGCTGCGCTTTTGGCTTTGCTTGTGGTGAAAAATGGCGACCAGCTTGGCGGTATTGAGAGGAGTAAGGTCAGGTGTTATGCGTTTGCCCCTGCCCGGTGCATGTCGCTCAATTTGGCGGTCCGGTATGCCGATATTATCAATTCCGTTGTATTGCAG GATGATTTCTTGCCAAGGACTGCTACTCCTCTAGAAGATATCTTCAAATCCATTTTCTG CTTGCCTTGTTTACTCTGTGTTAGATGTATGAGAGACACATGTATACCAGAAGAAAGAATGCTTGCAGATCCACGCAGATTATATGCACCAGGACGGTTGTACCATATTGTGGAAAGGGAACTTTGCAG ATGTGGAACGATTCCACCAGTTGTGAAAACTGCTGTTCCAGTAGAGGGAAGATTTGAGCACATCATTCTTTCATGCAATGCAACAAGAGACCACGGAATAATTTGGATTGAAAGGGAATCACAAAAAGCATTAGAT GAAATTAAAGTGTGA